A stretch of Mya arenaria isolate MELC-2E11 chromosome 14, ASM2691426v1 DNA encodes these proteins:
- the LOC128216489 gene encoding G patch domain and ankyrin repeat-containing protein 1-like, translated as MSAEYRHLINFIPAASTPEPVHEPSTSGQGEKQLDGEEIRAFYEDVVKSDFHCEPVKEKERPLQNGTAQNHRSENKTKKHRREAQEKRTVVKEEAEYVESGIHQRHASKLKKESLKKFPEPLEDCGKDLHKIHHKLLTLSQNGDISALEKLLGDGHVDVNFQDQYGWTAVMCAGVAGHFKAVQFLLSVGASRYVINSQNKTVDDLCPNLLRELEKLEREKPKKSKKRRSSFFCDICGCEFSDSTPVEHNSSTLHLFNIGRKPKTDHFMLQKNNIGFQLMEKSGWDGQSGLGSKGQGQKYPVKTSLKRDRKCLGGDDKKSKTKVTHFGPNDASAVKSLKRPQERVMSAATVSKRERKRKIKKDKNWERDLRTYMNMPD; from the coding sequence ATGTCGGCTGAGTACAGACATCTGATCAACTTCATTCCTGCTGCTTCCACACCAGAGCCAGTCCATGAGCCTTCTACATCTGGACAAGGTGAAAAACAACTAGATGGGGAAGAAATCAGAGCATTCTATGAAGATGTTGTAAAATCTGACTTTCATTGTGAACCAGTAAAGGAAAAAGAAAGGCCTTTACAAAATGGGACTGCTCAAAATCACAGGAGtgaaaacaaaacgaaaaaacACAGAAGGGAAGCACAGGAAAAAAGGACAGTTGTGAAGGAAGAAGCAGAATACGTTGAATCAGGCATACATCAACGACATGCttcaaaattaaagaaagaatCACTGAAGAAGTTTCCTGAGCCTTTAGAAGACTGTGGTAAAGatttgcataaaatacatcacAAGTTACTCACTCTTTCACAGAATGGTGACATTTCTGCATTGGAAAAACTTCTTGGAGATGGTCATGTGGATGTTAATTTTCAAGACCAATATGGCTGGACTGCTGTTATGTGTGCTGGGGTGGCCGGCCATTTTAAGGCTGTACAGTTTCTTCTTTCTGTCGGTGCAAGCAGATATGTGATAAACTCTCAGAATAAAACAGTAGATGATCTCTGTCCAAACTTATTAAGGGAACTTGAAAAATTGGAAAGGGAAAAAccaaagaaaagtaaaaaaagaagatCATCATTTTTCTGTGATATTTGTGGTTGTGAATTTAGTGATTCAACTCCAGTGGAACACAACAGTTCAACacttcatttgtttaatataggTCGAAAACCCAAAACTGACCATTTTATGTTACAAAAGAACAACATTGGCTTCCAGCTGATGGAAAAATCTGGCTGGGATGGTCAAAGTGGACTGGGGTCGAAAGGTCAAGGCCAGAAATATCCAGTAAAAACTTCACTGAAACGTGATCGAAAATGTCTTGGTGGGGatgataaaaaaagtaaaacgaaAGTAACGCATTTTGGTCCAAATGACGCCAGTGCTGTTAAGTCACTGAAAAGGCCACAAGAACGTGTAATGTCTGCAGCGACTGTGAGtaaaagagaaagaaaaaggaaaataaagaaAGACAAGAACTGGGAAAGAGATTTGAGAACATATATGAACATGCCAGACTAA
- the LOC128216490 gene encoding eukaryotic elongation factor 2 kinase-like isoform X1, translated as MSSLESEDCDFDGNIALFPMTDCGSFEESELDTHSSISENESNRDASDENESDEEDKGRDDRSKAFLTLRQRRLSRALATFENLKVNINRAQRNWLNAIRKARHMDDPWEKFHLDEYPVEVCFRHRYNALRKAWLTDEVKVKMEKKPFNRGAMRECFRLKKLSSYVGAESWNHTHNFVAKRYMEAVERDVYFQDVKLQMDAKLWGEEYSRHNPPKKVDIFQMYILEFKNRPDSPLYHCEHLIEGNYIKYNSNSGFVDAKLRNTPQAFSHFTFERSGHQMIVVDIQGVGDLYTDPQLHTIDGKDYGDGNLGAKGMALFFYSHVCNDICHSLGLTQFDISENETKMQNDNEKMAAMVAACTMARGNEELCQTPSPGESIDITLVLKRQRSTSQSDSGFDGMLTPLDEEPMSLETGSPIRSPAYQRMRVRYCSESESSITSTQGERRDSLLHQREEDIRNFQLQIQQRHRPSCVALEKDLRKANFTSKFNDSALGKIHHEMAKYHEVGRFCDKKDADIDWDSALFHEIHAAELGELEAILTMAKLYLGMERDVLINCVVAEDEDNVELGFDYMVQAADAGDRGAMIYVAKAFATGLNLGKRREMSWEDAIHWYDEALTSMNDNDEGGEYDSTMYDPPFTIMANMAEMYLAGGHGLEKSPERAAEMYNQAAESAMEGMKGRLASKYYALAEEAGALCEAEEE; from the exons ATGTCATCGTTAGAGAGCGAAGATTGTGACTTTGATGGGAACATCGCTTTGTTTCCTATGACAGACTGTGGAAGCTTTGAAGAATCAGAGTTAGACACGCATAGTAGTATCAGTGAGAACGAATCTAACAGAGACGCCTCAGACGAAAATGAAAGTGACGAAGAAGACAAAGGTCGTGATGACAGGTCTAAAGCTTTCCTTACTCTTCGGCAGAGAAGATTGTCCAGAGCTTTGGCCACATTTGAAAATCTCAAAGTCAACATCAATAGAGCCCAAAGAAATTGGTTAAATGCCATCAGGAAAGCGAGACATATGGATGACCCCTGGGAGAAGTTTCACTTGGACGAATATCCAGTGGAAGTTTGTTTCAGGCATCGTTACAATGCTCTCAGAAAAGCGTGGTTGACGGATGAAGTCAAAGTGAAGATGGAGAAGAAG CCTTTCAACAGAGGTGCAATGAGAGAGTGCTTCAGGCT TAAGAAGTTGTCAAGCTATGTGGGTGCGGAAAGTTGGAACCACACTCACAACTTTGTCGCGAAACGTTACATGGAAGCAGTGGAACGGGACGTCTATTTCCAGGACGTGAAGCTGCAAATGGACGCCAAACTGTGGGGGGAAGAGTACAGCCGACACAATCCACCCAAAAAg GTGGATATATTCCAGATGTACATTCTTGAGTTCAAGAACCGACCAGATTCACCGCTGTACCATTGCGAGCATCTGATCGAGGGCAACTATATCAAGTATAACTCAAACTCAGGATTTGTGGACGCTAAGCTGAGAAATACACCACAG GCTTTTAGTCACTTCACGTTTGAGCGGTCCGGCCACCAGATGATCGTGGTAGACATTCAGGGCGTGGGCGATCTCTACACTGACCCCCAACTCCACACAATTGATGGAAAAGATTACGGTGACGGGAATCTTGGCGCGAAAGGCATGGCGTTGTTCTTCTACAGTCATGTTTGCAATGATATCTGTCATAGCTTGGGCTTGACACAGTTCGATATCTCCGAGAACGAGACAAAGATGCAGAATGACAATGAAAAGATGGCG GCCATGGTAGCGGCTTGCACAATGGCGCGGGGAAATGAAGAACTTTGTCAAACCCCATCTCCGGGAGAAAGTATCGATATCACCTTGGTGTTAAAACGTCAACGATCCACGTCACAGAGTGATTCTGGATTTGACGGGATGTTAACTCCCTTGGATGAGGAGCCAATGTCACTGGAGACCGGGTCACCGATCCGCAGTCCAGCCTATCAGAGAATGCGAGTGCGCTACTGTAGCGAGTCAGAGAGCTCAATTACTTCAACGCAG GGTGAGAGGCGAGATTCATTGCTGCATCAAAGG GAGGAGGACATCCGAAACTTCCAACTGCAGATACAACAGAGGCACCGACCCTCGTGCGTCGCTCTGGAGAAGGACCTGCGTAAGGCTAACTTCACCAGCAAATTCAATGATTCGGCACTTGGGAAG ATTCACCACGAGATGGCAAAGTATCATGAGGTCGGTCGATTCTGTGACAAGAAAGATGCTGACATTGACTGGGACTCAGCCCTCTTCCACGAGATTCATGCTGCTGAGCTCGGGGAGCTAGAGGCCATCCTGACAATGGCAAAACTCTACCTCGGCATGGAGAGGGACGTTCTCATAAACTGTGTTGTTGCG GAAGATGAGGACAACGTAGAGCTTGGTTTTGACTACATGGTGCAAGCAGCTGACGCTGGAGATCGGGGAGCCATGATCTATGTTGCTAAGGCGTTTGCGACTGGCCTGAACCTTGGAAAGAGAAG GGAGATGTCGTGGGAAGATGCTATCCACTGGTATGACGAGGCCTTGACCTCAATGAATGACAATGATGAGGGTGGAGAGTACGATTCCACCATGTACGACCCTCCGTTCACAATTATGGCGAACATGGCGGAAATGTACTTGGCAGGCGGACATGGGCTCGAGAAATCGCCTGAACGTGCAG CGGAGATGTACAACCAGGCAGCCGAGTCAGCTATGGAAGGGATGAAAGGACGCCTGGCCAGCAAGTATTACGCCCTCGCTGAGGAGGCAGGTGCCCTGTGTGAGGCAGAGGAAGAGTAA
- the LOC128216490 gene encoding eukaryotic elongation factor 2 kinase-like isoform X2, with the protein MSSLESEDCDFDGNIALFPMTDCGSFEESELDTHSSISENESNRDASDENESDEEDKGRDDRSKAFLTLRQRRLSRALATFENLKVNINRAQRNWLNAIRKARHMDDPWEKFHLDEYPVEVCFRHRYNALRKAWLTDEVKVKMEKKPFNRGAMRECFRLKKLSSYVGAESWNHTHNFVAKRYMEAVERDVYFQDVKLQMDAKLWGEEYSRHNPPKKVDIFQMYILEFKNRPDSPLYHCEHLIEGNYIKYNSNSGFVDAKLRNTPQAFSHFTFERSGHQMIVVDIQGVGDLYTDPQLHTIDGKDYGDGNLGAKGMALFFYSHVCNDICHSLGLTQFDISENETKMQNDNEKMAAMVAACTMARGNEELCQTPSPGESIDITLVLKRQRSTSQSDSGFDGMLTPLDEEPMSLETGSPIRSPAYQRMRVRYCSESESSITSTQEEDIRNFQLQIQQRHRPSCVALEKDLRKANFTSKFNDSALGKIHHEMAKYHEVGRFCDKKDADIDWDSALFHEIHAAELGELEAILTMAKLYLGMERDVLINCVVAEDEDNVELGFDYMVQAADAGDRGAMIYVAKAFATGLNLGKRREMSWEDAIHWYDEALTSMNDNDEGGEYDSTMYDPPFTIMANMAEMYLAGGHGLEKSPERAAEMYNQAAESAMEGMKGRLASKYYALAEEAGALCEAEEE; encoded by the exons ATGTCATCGTTAGAGAGCGAAGATTGTGACTTTGATGGGAACATCGCTTTGTTTCCTATGACAGACTGTGGAAGCTTTGAAGAATCAGAGTTAGACACGCATAGTAGTATCAGTGAGAACGAATCTAACAGAGACGCCTCAGACGAAAATGAAAGTGACGAAGAAGACAAAGGTCGTGATGACAGGTCTAAAGCTTTCCTTACTCTTCGGCAGAGAAGATTGTCCAGAGCTTTGGCCACATTTGAAAATCTCAAAGTCAACATCAATAGAGCCCAAAGAAATTGGTTAAATGCCATCAGGAAAGCGAGACATATGGATGACCCCTGGGAGAAGTTTCACTTGGACGAATATCCAGTGGAAGTTTGTTTCAGGCATCGTTACAATGCTCTCAGAAAAGCGTGGTTGACGGATGAAGTCAAAGTGAAGATGGAGAAGAAG CCTTTCAACAGAGGTGCAATGAGAGAGTGCTTCAGGCT TAAGAAGTTGTCAAGCTATGTGGGTGCGGAAAGTTGGAACCACACTCACAACTTTGTCGCGAAACGTTACATGGAAGCAGTGGAACGGGACGTCTATTTCCAGGACGTGAAGCTGCAAATGGACGCCAAACTGTGGGGGGAAGAGTACAGCCGACACAATCCACCCAAAAAg GTGGATATATTCCAGATGTACATTCTTGAGTTCAAGAACCGACCAGATTCACCGCTGTACCATTGCGAGCATCTGATCGAGGGCAACTATATCAAGTATAACTCAAACTCAGGATTTGTGGACGCTAAGCTGAGAAATACACCACAG GCTTTTAGTCACTTCACGTTTGAGCGGTCCGGCCACCAGATGATCGTGGTAGACATTCAGGGCGTGGGCGATCTCTACACTGACCCCCAACTCCACACAATTGATGGAAAAGATTACGGTGACGGGAATCTTGGCGCGAAAGGCATGGCGTTGTTCTTCTACAGTCATGTTTGCAATGATATCTGTCATAGCTTGGGCTTGACACAGTTCGATATCTCCGAGAACGAGACAAAGATGCAGAATGACAATGAAAAGATGGCG GCCATGGTAGCGGCTTGCACAATGGCGCGGGGAAATGAAGAACTTTGTCAAACCCCATCTCCGGGAGAAAGTATCGATATCACCTTGGTGTTAAAACGTCAACGATCCACGTCACAGAGTGATTCTGGATTTGACGGGATGTTAACTCCCTTGGATGAGGAGCCAATGTCACTGGAGACCGGGTCACCGATCCGCAGTCCAGCCTATCAGAGAATGCGAGTGCGCTACTGTAGCGAGTCAGAGAGCTCAATTACTTCAACGCAG GAGGAGGACATCCGAAACTTCCAACTGCAGATACAACAGAGGCACCGACCCTCGTGCGTCGCTCTGGAGAAGGACCTGCGTAAGGCTAACTTCACCAGCAAATTCAATGATTCGGCACTTGGGAAG ATTCACCACGAGATGGCAAAGTATCATGAGGTCGGTCGATTCTGTGACAAGAAAGATGCTGACATTGACTGGGACTCAGCCCTCTTCCACGAGATTCATGCTGCTGAGCTCGGGGAGCTAGAGGCCATCCTGACAATGGCAAAACTCTACCTCGGCATGGAGAGGGACGTTCTCATAAACTGTGTTGTTGCG GAAGATGAGGACAACGTAGAGCTTGGTTTTGACTACATGGTGCAAGCAGCTGACGCTGGAGATCGGGGAGCCATGATCTATGTTGCTAAGGCGTTTGCGACTGGCCTGAACCTTGGAAAGAGAAG GGAGATGTCGTGGGAAGATGCTATCCACTGGTATGACGAGGCCTTGACCTCAATGAATGACAATGATGAGGGTGGAGAGTACGATTCCACCATGTACGACCCTCCGTTCACAATTATGGCGAACATGGCGGAAATGTACTTGGCAGGCGGACATGGGCTCGAGAAATCGCCTGAACGTGCAG CGGAGATGTACAACCAGGCAGCCGAGTCAGCTATGGAAGGGATGAAAGGACGCCTGGCCAGCAAGTATTACGCCCTCGCTGAGGAGGCAGGTGCCCTGTGTGAGGCAGAGGAAGAGTAA